A window from Aliamphritea hakodatensis encodes these proteins:
- the trxA gene encoding thioredoxin TrxA, with amino-acid sequence MSDIINVTDASFEEDVLKSEAPVLVDYWAEWCGPCKMIAPVLEEIAKEYEGKLKVCKLNIDENSETPPKFGIRGIPTLMIFKDGNVEATKVGALSKSQLAGFIETSL; translated from the coding sequence ATGAGTGATATTATCAATGTAACCGACGCATCCTTTGAAGAGGATGTTCTCAAGTCTGAAGCGCCTGTACTGGTGGATTATTGGGCTGAGTGGTGCGGACCATGCAAAATGATCGCGCCAGTTCTGGAAGAGATTGCAAAAGAATACGAAGGTAAGCTGAAAGTCTGCAAGCTGAACATTGATGAGAACAGTGAAACGCCGCCTAAATTCGGTATCCGCGGCATCCCTACACTGATGATCTTTAAAGATGGCAATGTTGAAGCGACCAAGGTGGGTGCGCTCTCTAAATCCCAGCTGGCCGGCTTCATCGAAACCAGCCTGTAA
- the ubiD gene encoding 4-hydroxy-3-polyprenylbenzoate decarboxylase — MSNLKYKDLRDFIRTLEDQGELKRIRMEVDPHLEMTEICDRTLRAGGPALLFENPKGYDYPVLANLFGTPKRVAMGMGEEDVASLREVGKLLAMLKEPEPPKGMRDAWDKLPVYKQVLNMGPKVVRKADCQAHVIEGDDVDLYTLPIQTCWPGDAGPLVTWPLVITRGPEKPRQNLGIYRQQLIGKNKLIMRWLAHRGGALDFREWQKAHPGEPFPVAVALGADPATILGAVTPVPDSLSEYAFAGLLRGGKTEVTECIGSDLQVPASAEFILEGFIYPDEMADEGPFGDHTGYYNEVDSFPVFTVERITHRKDPIYHSTYTGRPPDEPAILGVALNEVFVPILQKQFPEIVDFYLPPEGCSYRMAVVTIKKQYPGHAKRIMLGVWSFLRQFMYTKFVIVCDDDVNARDWNDVIWAITTRMDPQRDTVMIDNTPIDYLDFASPVSGLGSKMGMDATNKWEGETDREWGEPIVMTDEIKQRVDDIWQALDIFGE; from the coding sequence ATGAGTAATCTTAAATATAAAGATCTGCGGGACTTTATCCGTACTCTGGAAGACCAGGGTGAATTAAAGCGAATCCGGATGGAGGTAGATCCTCATCTGGAAATGACTGAAATTTGCGACCGTACCCTCAGAGCGGGCGGCCCGGCACTGTTATTTGAAAACCCTAAAGGATATGACTATCCGGTGCTGGCCAACCTCTTTGGCACGCCGAAGCGGGTAGCCATGGGCATGGGTGAAGAAGATGTGGCAAGCCTGAGAGAAGTGGGCAAGTTACTCGCGATGCTTAAAGAACCTGAGCCGCCGAAAGGGATGAGAGACGCCTGGGATAAGCTGCCTGTGTATAAGCAGGTGCTGAATATGGGGCCTAAAGTTGTCCGCAAGGCCGATTGTCAGGCTCATGTGATCGAAGGGGACGATGTCGACCTGTATACGTTGCCGATTCAGACCTGCTGGCCGGGTGATGCCGGACCGCTGGTTACCTGGCCACTGGTGATTACCCGCGGCCCGGAAAAGCCCCGTCAGAACCTTGGTATCTACCGTCAGCAACTGATTGGTAAAAATAAACTGATCATGCGTTGGCTGGCCCACCGTGGCGGTGCACTGGATTTCCGCGAATGGCAGAAAGCTCATCCGGGCGAGCCTTTCCCGGTCGCGGTTGCGTTGGGGGCTGACCCTGCAACCATTCTGGGGGCGGTTACCCCGGTACCGGACTCATTGTCAGAATATGCCTTTGCCGGTCTGCTGCGTGGCGGTAAGACTGAAGTAACCGAGTGTATTGGCAGCGATCTTCAGGTGCCGGCCAGTGCAGAATTTATTCTTGAAGGGTTTATCTATCCGGATGAAATGGCTGATGAAGGTCCGTTTGGCGACCACACCGGTTATTACAACGAAGTAGACAGTTTCCCGGTCTTTACGGTTGAGCGTATTACCCACCGTAAGGACCCGATTTATCACAGCACCTATACCGGCCGTCCGCCGGATGAGCCGGCTATTCTGGGCGTGGCGCTGAATGAGGTGTTCGTGCCGATTCTGCAGAAACAGTTCCCTGAAATAGTGGACTTCTATCTGCCGCCGGAAGGCTGTTCCTATCGCATGGCGGTCGTCACGATAAAGAAGCAGTATCCGGGTCATGCCAAGCGGATTATGCTGGGTGTCTGGTCATTCCTGCGCCAGTTCATGTACACCAAATTTGTCATTGTCTGTGATGATGATGTGAATGCCCGGGACTGGAACGATGTTATCTGGGCAATTACTACCCGTATGGACCCGCAGCGGGATACGGTGATGATCGATAACACGCCGATTGATTATCTTGATTTTGCCTCACCGGTATCAGGGCTGGGCTCCAAAATGGGCATGGATGCAACCAATAAGTGGGAAGGTGAAACTGACCGTGAATGGGGCGAGCCAATCGTGATGACCGATGAAATCAAGCAGCGGGTAGATGATATCTGGCAGGCGCTGGATATTTTCGGAGAGTGA
- a CDS encoding heme biosynthesis HemY N-terminal domain-containing protein — MKKLLILLLILLFAGALIGQLMVQDSGYTLIAYNNITIEMSLWVFLIALLSVFFLLHWTLNLLRGSLRSGQRFRLWSKGRNQRIANTKTLKGLIALSEGKWWQAQRLLTQAGDKSELPLISYLAAARAAHEQGEDADCDDLLHKARDAAPEAEIAVGISQAQILLSRGQYEPCLATLLDLNKKAPKNTYVMKLLREVYIQLNDWSALSKLIPELRKHKAVKPAKLLKTEQRCYSNILEQSISQLPAHADNEEKAKALGVAWHNMPGQLTSDDVLARHYTNLLVSIGAEEKAEVAIRDLLKRNWDDSLIALYGRIEGSDAGKQLDFAKGFLNDYPMNPDLLLTLGRLSLRNQHWGKAVDYFEQSLEEESRPETLSELARLLQHMGETDRTLKLIENNFSLIGNGLPQLPMPDKAPATPEAVMSDDHIHAKPRFKPIS; from the coding sequence ATGAAAAAGCTATTAATCCTGCTGCTGATCCTGCTGTTTGCCGGTGCATTAATTGGCCAGCTGATGGTTCAGGATTCAGGCTACACCCTGATTGCCTACAACAACATCACAATTGAAATGAGCCTGTGGGTATTTCTGATTGCCCTGCTGAGCGTATTCTTTCTGCTCCACTGGACACTCAATCTGTTACGCGGCTCACTGCGCTCCGGACAGCGGTTTCGTCTGTGGAGTAAAGGCCGTAACCAGCGTATTGCCAATACCAAAACCCTGAAAGGTCTGATTGCACTCTCAGAAGGCAAATGGTGGCAGGCACAGCGTCTGCTGACCCAGGCCGGTGATAAATCTGAATTACCGCTGATCAGCTATCTGGCTGCAGCCCGTGCTGCCCATGAACAGGGTGAAGATGCTGACTGCGATGATTTACTGCATAAGGCCCGGGATGCCGCGCCGGAAGCAGAAATTGCCGTCGGCATCAGCCAGGCACAGATACTGCTGTCCCGCGGCCAGTACGAGCCCTGTCTGGCCACACTGCTGGATCTGAACAAGAAAGCACCTAAGAATACCTATGTGATGAAGCTGCTGCGCGAAGTGTATATTCAGCTGAATGACTGGTCTGCCCTGAGCAAACTGATCCCCGAATTACGCAAGCACAAAGCGGTTAAACCGGCCAAGCTTCTGAAAACGGAACAGCGCTGCTACAGCAACATTCTTGAGCAAAGCATCAGTCAGTTGCCGGCGCATGCGGATAACGAAGAAAAAGCCAAAGCCCTGGGTGTCGCCTGGCATAACATGCCCGGTCAGCTCACCAGTGATGATGTACTGGCCCGCCACTACACCAATCTGCTGGTCAGCATCGGTGCGGAAGAAAAAGCAGAAGTGGCTATCCGTGACCTCCTGAAACGCAACTGGGATGATTCACTGATCGCACTGTATGGCCGTATTGAAGGCAGCGATGCCGGCAAGCAGCTGGATTTTGCCAAGGGCTTCCTGAATGACTACCCAATGAACCCGGATCTTTTACTGACACTGGGTCGTCTGTCCCTGCGTAATCAGCACTGGGGCAAAGCGGTAGATTACTTTGAACAGAGCCTGGAAGAAGAATCCCGTCCTGAAACCCTGAGCGAGCTGGCGCGCCTGTTACAGCATATGGGTGAAACCGACCGTACCCTGAAGCTGATTGAAAACAACTTCAGCCTGATTGGCAACGGCTTACCTCAGTTGCCGATGCCGGATAAAGCACCCGCCACGCCTGAAGCGGTTATGTCTGACGACCACATTCATGCGAAACCGCGTTTTAAGCCTATCAGCTAA
- the argH gene encoding argininosuccinate lyase: protein MSEEKTNQQWGGRFNEPTDAFVARFTASVEFDQRMYRQDIQGSVAHAKMLTKVGVLTEAECNDILNGLAEIQQDIESGNFEWSVELEDVHMNIEAALTKKIGITGKKLHTGRSRNDQVATDIRLYVRDEIDLVLAEINRLQQGIIGLARQEAATVMPGFTHLQTAQPVTFGHHLMAWFEMMSRDYERFADCRKRVNILPLGAAALAGTTYPIDRQMTTELLGFTAPTENSLDSVSDRDFAIEFCAASSVLMMHLSRFSEELVLWASAQFDFINLPDRFCTGSSIMPQKKNPDVPELVRGKSGRVYGHLMSLLTLMKSQPLAYNKDNQEDKEPLFDAIDTVKGSLRAFADMVPAIEAKHDNMREAALRGFSTATDLADYVVRKGIPFRDAHEIVGKAVAYGIECGKDLGEMSLAELQQFSDEISEDVFDVLTLDGSVSARDHIGGTAPNQVRLACDRAEQMLAQR from the coding sequence ATGAGCGAAGAAAAAACCAACCAGCAATGGGGCGGCCGATTCAACGAACCGACGGATGCATTTGTAGCCCGTTTTACTGCGTCGGTTGAATTCGATCAGCGTATGTACCGTCAGGATATTCAGGGCTCTGTGGCCCACGCGAAGATGCTGACCAAGGTTGGCGTACTTACCGAGGCTGAATGTAACGATATTCTCAATGGCCTGGCTGAAATTCAGCAGGACATCGAATCCGGAAACTTCGAATGGTCGGTTGAGCTGGAAGATGTACACATGAACATCGAAGCCGCCCTGACCAAAAAGATCGGTATTACCGGTAAGAAATTACACACTGGCCGTTCCCGTAACGATCAGGTAGCGACGGATATCCGTCTCTATGTTCGTGATGAGATTGATCTGGTGCTGGCGGAAATCAACCGTCTGCAACAGGGCATTATCGGTCTGGCCCGTCAGGAAGCGGCAACCGTAATGCCTGGTTTTACTCACCTGCAGACTGCACAGCCGGTTACGTTTGGTCACCACCTGATGGCCTGGTTCGAAATGATGAGCCGGGATTATGAGCGGTTTGCCGACTGCCGTAAGCGGGTGAACATTCTGCCGCTGGGCGCTGCTGCACTGGCCGGTACGACGTATCCAATCGACCGCCAGATGACCACTGAGCTGCTGGGCTTTACGGCACCGACTGAAAACTCGCTGGATTCCGTATCCGACCGTGATTTTGCAATTGAATTCTGTGCCGCCTCCAGCGTACTGATGATGCACCTGTCACGCTTCTCTGAAGAGCTGGTGCTGTGGGCATCTGCGCAGTTTGATTTCATCAACCTGCCAGACCGTTTCTGCACCGGTTCGTCCATCATGCCACAGAAGAAGAACCCGGACGTGCCTGAGCTGGTTCGCGGTAAGAGTGGCCGGGTCTATGGTCACCTGATGTCTCTGCTGACGCTGATGAAGTCTCAGCCGCTGGCATACAACAAAGACAACCAGGAAGATAAAGAACCTCTGTTTGATGCCATTGATACCGTGAAAGGCAGCCTGCGGGCGTTCGCTGACATGGTACCGGCGATTGAAGCCAAGCATGACAACATGCGTGAAGCGGCGCTGCGCGGTTTCTCTACGGCGACCGATCTGGCCGATTATGTCGTGCGTAAAGGCATCCCGTTCCGTGATGCTCACGAGATCGTGGGTAAAGCCGTTGCTTACGGTATTGAGTGCGGTAAAGATCTGGGCGAAATGAGCCTGGCTGAACTGCAGCAGTTCTCGGATGAGATCAGCGAAGACGTATTTGACGTGCTGACACTGGACGGTTCTGTCAGTGCCCGTGATCATATCGGTGGCACTGCGCCGAATCAGGTACGACTGGCCTGTGACCGTGCCGAGCAGATGCTGGCTCAGCGTTAA
- the hemC gene encoding hydroxymethylbilane synthase produces the protein MTTPVIRIATRQSPLALWQAEYVKAELERHHPGIQVELLGFTTKGDVLLDSPLSKIGGKGLFVKELEVAMLANEADIAVHSMKDVPMEFPEGLELAVICPREKPTDAFVSNNYKNIDELPQGAVVGTSSLRREAQLRERRPDLVIKTLRGNVNTRLRKLDEGQYDAIILATAGLLRLEMADRIACEITPEESLPAGGQGAVGIECRSDDDVTKALLAPLHDAHTASRVTAERAMNRRLEGGCQVPIACYATLDDSSDELYLRGLVASTDGSEVLRDEITTTSAGAEQAGIELAERLLAAGADRILAEVYRENG, from the coding sequence ATGACCACTCCCGTTATACGTATTGCTACCCGTCAAAGCCCGCTTGCTCTGTGGCAGGCTGAATATGTAAAAGCTGAACTGGAACGCCACCACCCCGGCATTCAGGTTGAGTTACTGGGGTTTACGACCAAAGGTGACGTACTGCTGGATTCACCGCTGTCAAAAATTGGCGGCAAGGGCCTGTTTGTTAAAGAGCTCGAAGTGGCCATGCTGGCTAACGAAGCTGACATCGCGGTGCACTCAATGAAAGACGTGCCAATGGAATTCCCGGAAGGCCTGGAACTGGCCGTGATCTGCCCGCGGGAAAAACCTACCGATGCCTTTGTATCCAACAACTACAAAAACATTGATGAACTGCCACAGGGCGCTGTCGTGGGCACGTCATCACTGCGTCGCGAAGCCCAGCTGCGTGAACGCCGCCCGGATCTGGTGATTAAAACCCTGCGCGGCAACGTCAACACCCGTCTGCGCAAACTGGACGAAGGCCAGTACGACGCGATCATTCTGGCAACCGCCGGTTTACTGCGTCTGGAAATGGCTGACCGGATTGCCTGTGAAATTACCCCGGAAGAAAGTTTACCTGCCGGTGGCCAGGGCGCAGTGGGCATTGAGTGCCGCAGCGATGATGACGTTACCAAAGCGCTGCTGGCACCGCTGCATGACGCGCACACGGCCAGCCGGGTGACTGCTGAGCGGGCAATGAACCGCCGCCTTGAAGGTGGCTGTCAGGTACCGATCGCCTGCTACGCGACACTGGATGACAGCAGTGATGAACTCTATTTGCGCGGTCTGGTAGCCAGCACCGACGGCAGTGAAGTACTGCGCGACGAAATCACCACGACATCTGCCGGCGCAGAACAGGCAGGTATTGAGCTGGCAGAACGTTTGCTGGCTGCCGGTGCGGATAGAATTCTGGCGGAAGTTTACCGGGAAAATGGCTAA
- a CDS encoding NAD(P)H-flavin reductase encodes MKKLVCDIASVEQLSHEVFRVRLHLPVTASMAVEFHAGQYLELILPDGRRAPFSIGSAPDHGSDLELHIRRMPEGELSIAMIEHLQNNPSIEIELPKGDCYLEATSLKPQTRIVLVAASTGFSQIKSMTEHLLANQVSNPIHIYWGVRVAEDLYLEQLPKQWAAEHANVSYDLVVSEPENGQPWEGRTGLIPDAMLADYDDFSDMLVYTSGSPGMVYALLDACEAQGFDGACMHADVFAYAPRK; translated from the coding sequence GTGAAAAAACTGGTTTGTGATATTGCTAGTGTTGAACAGCTAAGTCATGAAGTGTTTCGGGTACGTTTACATTTGCCGGTAACCGCCAGCATGGCAGTTGAATTCCATGCCGGGCAGTATCTGGAACTGATTCTGCCGGATGGCCGCCGGGCACCGTTTTCGATAGGCAGTGCACCGGATCACGGCAGCGATCTGGAACTGCATATCCGCCGTATGCCGGAAGGTGAGTTGTCCATTGCGATGATCGAGCACCTGCAGAATAATCCCAGTATCGAAATTGAATTGCCTAAAGGGGATTGCTACCTGGAGGCTACCAGCCTGAAGCCCCAGACCCGGATCGTACTGGTGGCCGCCAGTACTGGTTTTTCCCAGATCAAAAGTATGACGGAACACCTGCTGGCGAATCAGGTGTCTAATCCCATTCATATATACTGGGGCGTGCGGGTTGCTGAAGACTTATATCTTGAGCAATTGCCAAAACAGTGGGCAGCGGAGCATGCTAACGTCAGTTATGATCTGGTGGTCAGTGAGCCGGAGAACGGCCAGCCATGGGAAGGGCGCACAGGCCTGATTCCCGATGCGATGCTGGCGGATTACGATGATTTCTCAGATATGCTGGTTTATACCAGCGGTTCACCGGGAATGGTGTATGCCTTGCTGGATGCCTGTGAGGCACAGGGCTTCGACGGTGCCTGTATGCATGCGGATGTATTCGCTTACGCACCACGTAAATAG
- a CDS encoding uroporphyrinogen-III C-methyltransferase, which yields MRKNGKNNRNNKADADVIEGEIIEKDTPVDKSADTSAPSQESDKKAAGSDVKKSEDTSGNAETPNDKPAKQSSGAAGKLALLLAVIAIIGVGYLYWLQLESKNSIATSQAEASSALDGKLQASQQQQSAKVSNLGQQIQALEGKAKADAANIEELQSRLTRSIQQITATQQNTRKDWIIAEAEYLLRLANQRVLMEQTPQGALKLLRSADKILKETDDVTIYAVRKALAADIAALEAVPELDTEGLFLRLGALNDQVNNLKLIPLTEQHKLPEIVSEVSNETFTETWTENLAKGWAKIADKFNQLVVIQDRDAPVEPLLSPQQNFYLQQNLHLMLEQAQLSLLQRRSGTYENSLSKAEAWVATYFESSDSTTQALIRSLQELKQVNVAPVLPDISGSLNALKKYLQDMRKLKEQEAA from the coding sequence ATGAGAAAGAACGGGAAAAACAACCGCAACAACAAAGCCGACGCTGACGTCATCGAAGGCGAAATCATTGAAAAGGACACCCCCGTGGATAAGTCTGCAGATACCTCCGCACCGTCTCAGGAAAGCGATAAGAAAGCGGCCGGCTCCGACGTGAAAAAGTCAGAAGACACCTCAGGTAATGCTGAGACCCCAAATGACAAGCCCGCCAAACAGAGCTCCGGCGCTGCCGGCAAGCTGGCACTCTTGCTGGCCGTCATTGCGATCATCGGTGTGGGATACCTGTACTGGTTACAGCTGGAATCCAAGAACAGCATCGCGACCAGCCAGGCAGAGGCAAGCTCCGCGCTGGACGGTAAGCTGCAGGCAAGCCAGCAGCAACAAAGCGCGAAAGTCAGCAACCTTGGCCAGCAGATACAGGCACTGGAAGGTAAAGCAAAAGCAGACGCCGCGAATATTGAAGAACTGCAGTCACGTCTGACCCGCAGCATTCAGCAGATTACCGCTACTCAACAAAATACCCGTAAAGACTGGATCATCGCAGAAGCAGAATACCTGCTGCGCCTGGCTAACCAGCGGGTACTGATGGAGCAGACTCCACAGGGCGCCCTGAAATTGCTGCGCTCAGCAGATAAGATTCTTAAGGAAACCGACGATGTCACTATCTACGCGGTGCGTAAGGCGCTGGCAGCGGATATTGCAGCACTGGAAGCGGTTCCTGAACTGGACACTGAAGGGCTGTTCCTGCGCCTGGGCGCACTGAATGACCAAGTCAATAACCTGAAGCTGATTCCGCTGACCGAACAGCATAAGCTGCCGGAAATCGTGTCTGAAGTCAGCAACGAAACTTTCACCGAAACCTGGACAGAGAATCTGGCCAAGGGCTGGGCAAAAATTGCTGACAAGTTTAATCAGTTAGTGGTTATTCAGGACCGTGATGCGCCGGTTGAGCCGTTACTGTCACCGCAGCAGAACTTCTACCTGCAGCAGAACCTGCACCTGATGCTGGAACAGGCTCAGTTGTCATTGTTACAGCGCCGCAGTGGCACCTATGAAAACAGCCTGAGCAAAGCAGAAGCCTGGGTTGCCACCTATTTCGAATCCAGCGACAGCACCACTCAGGCACTGATCCGCAGCCTGCAGGAGCTGAAACAGGTAAATGTCGCGCCGGTTCTGCCTGATATTTCCGGCTCGCTGAATGCCCTGAAAAAGTATCTTCAGGACATGCGGAAACTGAAGGAACAGGAGGCAGCATAA
- the rho gene encoding transcription termination factor Rho, translating to MNLTELKTKSVSELLNIAKEMGMDNLGRSRKQDVIFAILKRHAKSGEDIYGDGVLEILQDGFGFLRSADSSYLAGPDDIYVSPSQIRRFNLRTGDTISGKIRPPKDGERYFALLKVDKINFDKPENAKNKILFENLTPLFAQDRLKMELGNGSTEDLTARVIDLVCPMGKGQRALLVSPPKAGKTLMLQNIANSITRNNPETHLIVLLIDERPEEVTEMQRTVRGEVVASTFDEPPSRHVQVAEMVLEKAKRLTEHKKDVVILLDSITRLARAYNTVIPSSGKVLTGGVDAHALERPKRFFGAARNIEEGGSLTIIATALVDTGSKMDEVIFEEFKGTGNSEVHLDRKVAEKRVYPAFNIRRSGTRREDLLTDEDELQRMWILRKLLDPMEDSAAIEFVLDKLKDFKTNDEFFLSMKRS from the coding sequence ATGAATCTTACCGAACTGAAAACGAAAAGCGTTTCTGAGCTGTTAAATATAGCGAAAGAAATGGGAATGGATAACCTGGGCCGCTCCCGCAAACAAGATGTTATTTTTGCCATCCTTAAGCGTCATGCTAAAAGTGGTGAAGATATTTATGGCGATGGCGTGCTGGAAATTTTACAAGATGGATTTGGTTTCTTACGCTCTGCAGACAGCTCTTATCTGGCTGGGCCTGACGATATTTACGTTTCTCCAAGCCAGATTCGTCGTTTTAACCTGCGTACAGGTGACACGATTTCAGGCAAGATTCGTCCGCCTAAGGACGGCGAGCGCTATTTTGCGTTGCTGAAAGTTGACAAGATTAACTTTGATAAGCCGGAAAACGCTAAGAACAAGATCCTGTTCGAAAACCTAACGCCACTGTTCGCACAGGACCGTCTGAAAATGGAACTGGGTAACGGCAGTACTGAAGATCTGACCGCCCGTGTCATCGATCTTGTCTGCCCAATGGGTAAAGGTCAGCGTGCTTTGCTGGTGTCTCCGCCAAAAGCGGGTAAGACCCTGATGCTGCAAAACATTGCTAACTCCATCACCCGTAACAACCCTGAAACCCATCTGATTGTACTGCTGATCGATGAGCGTCCTGAGGAAGTAACCGAAATGCAGCGTACTGTACGCGGCGAAGTGGTTGCCTCAACGTTCGATGAGCCGCCGTCACGTCACGTACAGGTTGCTGAGATGGTGCTGGAAAAAGCCAAGCGTCTGACTGAGCACAAGAAGGATGTGGTTATCCTGCTGGATTCCATTACCCGTCTGGCCCGTGCGTACAACACAGTGATTCCTTCTTCCGGTAAAGTACTGACCGGTGGTGTGGATGCTCACGCACTGGAACGTCCTAAGCGCTTCTTTGGTGCGGCACGTAACATTGAAGAAGGCGGCAGCCTGACCATCATTGCAACCGCACTGGTTGATACCGGTTCGAAGATGGATGAAGTTATCTTTGAAGAATTTAAAGGTACCGGTAACTCTGAAGTACATCTGGACCGCAAAGTTGCAGAAAAGCGTGTTTACCCGGCCTTTAATATTCGCCGCTCCGGTACCCGTCGTGAAGACTTGCTGACGGATGAGGACGAGCTGCAGCGGATGTGGATTCTGCGTAAGCTGCTGGATCCGATGGAAGATTCCGCTGCCATTGAGTTCGTTCTGGACAAGCTTAAAGACTTCAAGACGAATGATGAATTCTTCCTGTCAATGAAGCGTTCCTGA
- a CDS encoding uroporphyrinogen-III synthase, whose translation MANSALQGLRVLVTRPEHQSTDICSQLQLQGATPVCLPLLEITPVTDTDHGYPLLKQHILDLDLFQQIIVVSPNAARFAGDLVDSYWPQLPIGITWHAIGQKTADTLAEYGITARVNPAGTDSEALLTDTSLQNIAEQRILIMRGEGGRTLLAETLQARGARTEYAELYRRSCPDYTSQQINSTIYSSLDAVLITSGEALENFFSLLGPSQEHNSQQRGQILSTRLLVPSARVAKLATELGCTKVYIAQGADSQAMVQALIATIDVEE comes from the coding sequence ATGGCTAACTCCGCGTTACAGGGTTTGCGTGTTCTGGTCACCCGGCCGGAACACCAGAGCACGGATATATGCAGCCAGCTGCAACTGCAGGGTGCAACTCCTGTCTGCTTACCCCTGTTAGAAATTACTCCGGTAACCGATACCGATCACGGCTATCCGTTACTGAAACAACACATACTGGATCTGGATCTGTTTCAGCAGATCATTGTTGTCAGCCCGAATGCCGCGCGCTTTGCCGGTGATCTGGTTGATAGCTACTGGCCTCAGTTGCCGATTGGCATTACCTGGCACGCTATCGGCCAGAAAACCGCCGACACACTGGCTGAATACGGCATCACTGCCCGTGTAAACCCCGCCGGTACAGATTCAGAAGCACTGTTGACCGACACGAGTCTGCAAAACATCGCCGAACAGCGCATACTTATTATGCGTGGCGAAGGTGGACGGACATTACTGGCTGAAACACTTCAGGCCAGAGGTGCACGCACAGAATACGCCGAACTGTACCGACGCAGCTGTCCGGACTATACCTCGCAGCAGATCAACAGTACTATTTACAGTTCTCTGGATGCCGTTCTCATCACCAGCGGTGAGGCACTGGAGAATTTTTTCAGCCTGCTGGGGCCCTCTCAGGAACATAACTCACAGCAACGGGGTCAGATACTTTCAACCCGCCTGCTGGTTCCCAGCGCCAGGGTAGCCAAATTAGCTACAGAACTGGGCTGCACAAAAGTTTATATTGCTCAGGGAGCCGACAGCCAGGCTATGGTTCAGGCACTAATCGCGACGATCGACGTGGAAGAATAA